One Salipiger sp. CCB-MM3 genomic window carries:
- a CDS encoding flagellar hook-length control protein FliK: protein MINLLSAIGVATPTDATNTAQEAEADTPFAGLLALLDGEAATEGEEAEEGALSDLLAETEAALADPDLSDAEIADILAPLLARLGAELAANPALMARVEAMVADLGDAQAETLEASAETEEAETPWRQLAEGVSDLQDLLDGSEEIEGDGAELAVLLSHVLDVAAEMTQEVARPFSPVLVGLDQLVASPLRGAVMVQGTDAPQAAADLTDLATEQVQDTPADTNAETGEQGAETGTEEAPEFGTDTQRAAQTSAAAFAPAALSGGDAQLRMAQSTTLQAQATPLAPVSAMPIAASAMAASQLAGNAPQMAAPQGQEIMGQIRANLRDDGQIKVELKPEGLGKVEISLGPDEAGKMQVVVRADQAAVLSALRADRDGLVAMLRDAGHAVEDGALSFSDLGGDTGAQGGASGGSDSGFITYGTASDEASGLAEAAQTETLRLPEGSVDIRI from the coding sequence ATGATCAATTTGCTCAGTGCCATCGGCGTGGCGACGCCCACCGATGCGACGAACACGGCTCAGGAGGCTGAGGCCGATACGCCCTTCGCCGGACTGCTTGCGCTGCTCGACGGCGAGGCGGCGACGGAAGGGGAGGAGGCCGAGGAGGGCGCGCTGTCCGATCTTCTGGCCGAGACCGAGGCGGCTCTGGCCGATCCCGATCTGAGCGACGCCGAGATCGCCGACATCCTTGCGCCGCTTCTTGCGCGCCTCGGGGCTGAGCTGGCAGCGAACCCGGCGCTGATGGCGCGGGTCGAGGCCATGGTGGCAGACCTTGGCGATGCGCAGGCCGAGACCCTTGAGGCAAGCGCCGAGACCGAAGAGGCCGAGACACCGTGGCGGCAGCTCGCGGAGGGCGTGTCGGACCTGCAGGATCTGCTCGACGGCTCCGAAGAGATCGAGGGCGACGGTGCGGAGCTTGCCGTGCTGCTGAGCCACGTTCTGGATGTGGCGGCGGAGATGACGCAAGAGGTTGCGCGGCCTTTCAGCCCGGTTCTCGTGGGGCTCGACCAACTGGTCGCATCACCGCTGCGCGGCGCGGTGATGGTGCAAGGCACCGATGCGCCGCAGGCGGCGGCGGATCTGACCGACCTGGCCACGGAGCAAGTGCAGGACACGCCGGCGGACACAAATGCCGAAACCGGCGAGCAGGGGGCAGAGACCGGCACCGAAGAAGCCCCGGAGTTTGGCACGGACACGCAACGTGCGGCGCAGACCTCTGCCGCCGCCTTCGCTCCCGCCGCTCTGAGCGGTGGGGACGCGCAGCTACGGATGGCGCAAAGCACGACCTTGCAGGCGCAGGCGACGCCTTTGGCCCCGGTGTCGGCCATGCCGATCGCCGCGAGCGCCATGGCCGCCTCGCAGCTTGCTGGAAACGCACCGCAAATGGCGGCGCCGCAAGGGCAGGAGATCATGGGCCAAATCCGCGCCAACCTGCGCGACGATGGACAGATCAAGGTCGAGCTGAAACCCGAAGGGCTGGGCAAGGTCGAGATTTCGCTCGGACCGGATGAGGCGGGCAAGATGCAGGTGGTCGTGCGGGCCGATCAGGCGGCGGTGTTGTCGGCGCTGCGCGCGGACCGCGACGGGCTGGTCGCCATGCTGCGCGACGCCGGGCACGCGGTGGAGGATGGCGCGCTCAGCTTCTCTGACCTTGGCGGCGATACCGGCGCGCAGGGCGGAGCCAGCGGCGGATCCGACAGCGGCTTTATCACTTACGGGACCGCGAGCGACGAGGCCTCCGGCCTTGCCGAGGCGGCGCAGACAGAAACCCTCCGCCTGCCCGAGGGCAGCGTGGACATCAGGATTTGA
- a CDS encoding FkbM family methyltransferase gives MKCAVITPVGPGHEALFEQVCAPSVAQAKAFDMGPFAEVHHFMMDDTAGRYGRSARRNEALQRAVAEGIDWVFFLDADDVLTPNAFEAFGRVIAAEPELDVVWGLICTLEPTGEPELREGQPATLDSRAEYLAVAPYNAVQIGGFYRTGLAARIGFDTALDTGEDYNFYCRLWAEARCAKRPEIFFLNKRGMHSTGPRSATGADWSRAVALQWRAQLAQVPVWAEFDDGQGTPVRMRLTDPADAIQHSFVEGHFYGAESLAKLKKLVKAERPRIAEVGGNVGNHLVWYARNLAPEKIYLLEPKPVQSEAQLLAENITANGLDTLVERLRPAPAEAPDAAPMPMISTGLMTAPARRSEAPALDDLLTKERIDLVRIDAKGMELDVLAGAADLIARDRPVIWIEVLRENIIGFAQGWCRKAGYRIADSTFAASSTEYFAIPKESS, from the coding sequence ATGAAATGCGCGGTGATCACGCCGGTCGGTCCGGGTCACGAAGCGCTATTTGAGCAGGTCTGCGCGCCCTCCGTGGCGCAGGCCAAGGCCTTTGACATGGGGCCGTTCGCCGAGGTTCATCACTTCATGATGGATGACACGGCGGGCCGCTATGGCCGCTCGGCCCGGCGCAACGAGGCGCTGCAGCGGGCGGTGGCGGAGGGCATCGACTGGGTATTCTTTCTCGACGCGGACGACGTGCTTACGCCCAACGCGTTTGAGGCCTTTGGCCGGGTGATCGCCGCCGAGCCCGAGCTCGACGTGGTCTGGGGGCTGATCTGCACGCTGGAGCCCACCGGGGAGCCGGAACTGCGCGAGGGTCAGCCCGCCACGCTGGACAGCCGCGCTGAGTATCTGGCGGTGGCGCCCTACAACGCGGTGCAGATCGGCGGCTTTTACCGCACCGGCCTTGCGGCGCGGATCGGTTTCGACACGGCGCTCGACACTGGCGAGGACTATAATTTCTATTGCCGCCTCTGGGCCGAAGCGCGCTGCGCCAAACGGCCAGAGATCTTCTTCCTCAACAAGCGCGGCATGCATTCCACCGGCCCGCGGTCGGCCACCGGCGCGGACTGGAGCCGCGCGGTCGCGCTGCAATGGCGGGCGCAGTTGGCGCAGGTCCCGGTCTGGGCCGAGTTCGACGACGGGCAGGGCACTCCGGTGCGGATGCGCCTGACCGACCCGGCAGATGCGATCCAGCACAGCTTTGTCGAGGGGCATTTCTACGGCGCGGAGTCGCTCGCCAAGCTCAAGAAGCTGGTCAAGGCCGAGCGCCCGCGCATCGCCGAGGTCGGCGGCAATGTCGGCAACCACCTTGTCTGGTATGCGCGCAACCTCGCGCCCGAGAAGATTTACCTGCTCGAGCCCAAACCGGTGCAGTCCGAGGCACAGTTGCTTGCAGAGAACATCACGGCGAACGGCCTCGACACGCTGGTGGAGCGGCTGCGCCCGGCCCCCGCCGAAGCGCCAGACGCCGCGCCCATGCCGATGATCAGCACCGGCCTGATGACCGCCCCCGCGCGCCGTTCCGAAGCGCCTGCGCTTGACGATTTGCTGACCAAAGAGCGGATCGACCTCGTCAGGATTGACGCCAAAGGCATGGAGCTTGATGTGCTTGCCGGCGCGGCGGATCTGATTGCTCGCGACCGGCCGGTGATCTGGATCGAGGTCCTGCGCGAGAACATCATCGGCTTTGCCCAAGGCTGGTGCCGCAAGGCCGGGTATCGCATCGCCGACAGCACATTCGCCGCAAGCAGCACCGAATATTTCGCGATCCCGAAGGAGAGCTCATGA
- a CDS encoding MucR family transcriptional regulator has protein sequence MNGHDDSQDMVARIVAAYASRPDVSPDEIVSLYRRLTGEVHEAPVETTAPSAEGGLRPALPVDQAVTEDKVYCLCCGRGFKMLKRHLGAEHGMTEAQYRAAFGLAEDFPLVAPSYSRKKAAHAKEAGLGKYDRAVMAGQE, from the coding sequence ATGAACGGACATGACGACTCTCAGGATATGGTCGCCCGTATCGTGGCGGCATACGCTTCGCGCCCCGATGTGAGCCCGGATGAAATCGTAAGCCTTTACCGGCGCTTGACCGGTGAAGTTCATGAAGCGCCGGTCGAAACCACGGCGCCTAGTGCCGAAGGCGGCCTGCGTCCGGCTCTGCCGGTCGATCAGGCGGTGACCGAAGACAAGGTCTATTGCCTGTGCTGCGGCCGCGGCTTCAAGATGCTGAAGCGCCACCTCGGTGCCGAGCATGGCATGACCGAAGCGCAATATCGCGCAGCCTTTGGTCTGGCCGAAGACTTTCCGCTGGTGGCCCCGAGCTACTCGCGCAAGAAGGCCGCCCACGCCAAAGAGGCAGGCCTCGGGAAATACGACCGCGCCGTAATGGCCGGGCAGGAGTAA
- a CDS encoding sigma-70 family RNA polymerase sigma factor yields the protein MMSMTYQAAMREPFLDVEQERSAICSWQDSGDRKALEVLLRSHARQAWSQAARFTDNPVHLEDLAAEGMLGLIKAADCFDRKQEVRFSTYAAWWVMNGISSALSRIKAVIDIPARTFLDAHSGRLPEEERALIRLATQGMVALDGGDDDEDQRPRDILVSAELGPEDLVSQQSERAMLTRLLADALAPMTPEEAEVIRRRRLQPDPEPFGSIARDLGVSQDRLRQVEKRAMLRLRRNLIDRGFSRNVLS from the coding sequence ATGATGTCCATGACGTACCAGGCGGCGATGCGCGAGCCGTTCCTCGATGTAGAGCAGGAACGCAGCGCAATCTGCAGCTGGCAGGATAGCGGAGACCGGAAGGCTCTGGAGGTGCTGTTGCGCTCTCATGCGCGGCAGGCGTGGTCTCAGGCCGCGCGGTTCACCGACAACCCGGTGCATCTGGAGGATCTCGCAGCGGAAGGGATGCTGGGGCTGATCAAGGCCGCCGATTGCTTTGACCGCAAGCAGGAGGTGCGTTTCTCGACCTATGCGGCATGGTGGGTGATGAATGGCATCTCGAGCGCTCTGTCGCGGATCAAGGCGGTGATCGATATCCCGGCACGTACCTTTCTCGATGCGCATTCCGGGCGTCTGCCGGAAGAAGAGCGCGCGCTCATCCGTCTTGCAACGCAGGGTATGGTTGCGCTCGATGGCGGCGACGATGACGAAGACCAGCGCCCCCGCGACATCCTCGTCTCCGCCGAACTGGGGCCGGAAGACCTTGTCTCGCAGCAAAGCGAGCGAGCTATGCTGACCCGTCTTCTGGCAGACGCGCTGGCCCCGATGACCCCGGAAGAGGCCGAGGTGATCCGCCGCCGCCGCCTGCAACCCGATCCGGAACCTTTCGGCAGTATTGCGCGCGATCTCGGCGTGTCGCAGGACCGGCTGCGGCAGGTGGAAAAGCGAGCGATGCTGAGGCTGCGCCGCAACCTTATTGACCGGGGTTTTTCACGGAACGTTTTGTCATGA
- a CDS encoding flagellar motor protein MotB gives MAGRNEQAIIIKKVEESGGHGHHGGAWKVAYADFMTAMMAFFLLLWILAASDEEKLRGLADYFTPSLSEAGGRGEGLLDGMVLAEDGVMSGTDGPHTPVQLPSFGQENPLAVFDSRLRDVDSQVVVEFDSRPEGEQDSQTINTGENGVADGVAAAQAAADAAEVERAEQDWQETQDRLEETITDRVAEDPQLQALQDNLLFERSADGLEIQIVDKNSSSMFATGSSRIEARTRDLLRIVAEAIVDLPNEITISGHTDSVPYTRAGTYSNWELSADRANATRRVLVDTGVNPARISRISGLADTAPLDGEHPDAPENRRISVTLQYPAAAQP, from the coding sequence ATGGCAGGCAGGAACGAGCAAGCGATCATCATCAAGAAGGTCGAGGAGAGCGGCGGTCACGGCCATCACGGCGGCGCATGGAAGGTGGCTTACGCCGACTTCATGACCGCGATGATGGCGTTTTTCCTGCTGCTCTGGATCCTCGCCGCGTCTGATGAGGAAAAGCTGCGCGGGCTTGCCGACTATTTCACGCCCAGCCTGTCCGAGGCCGGGGGCCGGGGTGAGGGCCTGCTCGACGGTATGGTGCTAGCCGAGGATGGCGTGATGAGCGGCACCGACGGGCCGCATACGCCGGTGCAACTGCCCAGCTTCGGCCAGGAGAACCCGCTGGCGGTCTTCGACAGCCGGTTGCGCGACGTGGACTCGCAAGTGGTGGTCGAGTTTGACAGCCGCCCCGAGGGCGAGCAGGACAGCCAGACGATCAACACCGGCGAAAACGGCGTCGCCGATGGCGTGGCCGCAGCGCAGGCCGCCGCCGATGCCGCCGAAGTAGAGCGCGCCGAGCAGGACTGGCAGGAGACTCAGGACCGGCTCGAGGAAACCATCACCGATCGCGTCGCCGAAGACCCGCAGCTTCAGGCGCTGCAGGACAACCTGCTGTTCGAGCGCAGCGCGGATGGGCTCGAGATCCAGATCGTCGACAAGAACAGCAGCTCGATGTTCGCCACCGGCAGTTCGCGGATCGAGGCGCGCACGCGCGATCTGCTGCGGATCGTGGCCGAGGCCATCGTCGATCTGCCCAATGAGATCACCATTTCGGGGCACACAGACTCGGTGCCCTACACCCGCGCGGGCACCTATTCGAACTGGGAGCTTTCCGCCGACCGGGCCAATGCCACCCGCCGCGTGCTGGTCGACACCGGCGTGAATCCGGCGCGCATCAGCCGGATCTCGGGCCTTGCGGACACTGCCCCGCTTGATGGCGAGCACCCGGACGCCCCGGAGAATCGCCGTATCAGCGTCACATTGCAGTATCCCGCCGCGGCGCAGCCTTAA
- a CDS encoding response regulator transcription factor produces the protein MTQRASFAAVVERDTARRNAWADLLALNGARRVLRRARPAEARDLIAPGVPLTAMIVGLSAHGARDNDMLALIAGVRRHAPDAVILAIDHGNRPRGAAEIFAAGADDALRADHDPSELQARLSVRLQRVSHTGQRAARLVQLGLTPLEERILGCLNARRGEIISRPALAAEVEGTEWSYGDRRFDVHIAHIRKKLAEHYGDALRVRTIRAQGYVLEGDAPL, from the coding sequence ATGACCCAGCGTGCGTCATTTGCTGCGGTGGTGGAGCGCGATACCGCGCGCCGAAACGCATGGGCCGACCTGCTTGCGCTGAACGGGGCGCGGCGGGTGCTGCGCCGCGCCCGCCCCGCCGAAGCCCGCGATCTGATTGCGCCCGGCGTGCCGCTGACCGCGATGATTGTCGGGCTCTCCGCCCATGGCGCGCGCGACAACGACATGCTTGCGTTGATCGCTGGCGTCCGCAGGCACGCGCCCGATGCGGTGATCCTTGCGATTGACCATGGCAACCGGCCCCGCGGTGCCGCCGAAATCTTTGCCGCCGGCGCCGATGACGCGCTGCGCGCCGATCACGATCCTTCGGAGTTGCAGGCGAGGCTCTCGGTCCGGCTGCAGCGCGTCTCTCACACCGGGCAGCGCGCCGCACGCTTAGTGCAGCTTGGGCTGACGCCGCTTGAAGAACGCATTCTTGGCTGCCTGAACGCTCGGCGCGGAGAGATCATCAGCCGCCCGGCGCTCGCCGCCGAGGTCGAGGGCACCGAGTGGAGCTATGGCGACCGGCGCTTCGACGTGCATATCGCGCATATCCGCAAGAAGCTGGCCGAGCATTACGGCGATGCCCTGCGCGTGCGGACGATCCGTGCGCAGGGCTATGTTCTGGAGGGTGACGCGCCGCTTTAG
- a CDS encoding MucR family transcriptional regulator, protein MGKVLHGFLSRVFRWRRVEEAPLSEESYSMLVCRETGMQKPLLRRHLQEVLGMTPEQYRKKWRLPEETPLASKAYIDRREAARNMECEG, encoded by the coding sequence ATGGGTAAAGTGTTGCATGGGTTTCTGTCGCGAGTCTTTCGTTGGCGGCGGGTCGAGGAGGCACCGCTTTCCGAGGAGTCATATTCGATGCTGGTCTGCCGCGAAACAGGAATGCAAAAACCTTTGTTGCGCCGACACTTGCAGGAAGTATTGGGCATGACCCCAGAGCAATACCGCAAGAAATGGCGCCTGCCTGAGGAAACTCCCCTTGCGTCGAAGGCTTATATTGACCGGCGGGAAGCCGCTCGAAACATGGAGTGTGAAGGTTAA